A single genomic interval of Cupriavidus necator harbors:
- a CDS encoding response regulator, whose amino-acid sequence MEAHTDHILIVDDDREIRELVSTYLTKNGLRVTVVPDGRHMRSFLDVNSVDLIVLDVMMPGDDGLVLCRELRAGKHKATPVLMLTARSDETDRIIGLEMGADDYLAKPFAARELLARIKAVLRRTRMLPPNLQITEAGQLLAFGDWQLDTTARHLIDQDGVIVALSGAEYRLLRVFVDHPQRVLNRDQLLSLTQGREAEMFERSIDLLVSRLRQHLRDDAREPRYIKTVRSEGYVFSTPVEIREARQ is encoded by the coding sequence ATGGAAGCACACACCGACCACATCCTGATCGTGGATGACGACCGCGAAATCCGTGAACTGGTCTCAACCTACCTCACCAAGAACGGCTTGCGCGTTACCGTGGTGCCTGACGGGCGGCACATGCGGTCGTTCCTGGACGTGAACAGCGTCGACCTGATCGTGCTGGATGTGATGATGCCGGGCGACGATGGCCTGGTGCTGTGCCGTGAACTGCGGGCGGGCAAGCACAAGGCCACCCCGGTGCTGATGCTGACCGCGCGCAGCGACGAGACCGACCGCATCATCGGCCTGGAAATGGGCGCCGACGACTATCTTGCCAAGCCTTTCGCCGCACGCGAGCTGCTGGCCCGCATCAAGGCGGTGCTGCGGCGGACCCGGATGCTTCCGCCCAACCTGCAGATCACCGAGGCGGGGCAGCTGCTTGCATTTGGCGACTGGCAGCTCGACACCACCGCGCGCCACCTGATTGACCAGGATGGCGTCATCGTCGCGCTGAGCGGCGCGGAATACCGGCTGCTGCGCGTCTTTGTCGACCATCCGCAGCGCGTGCTCAACCGCGACCAGCTGCTCAGCCTCACGCAGGGCCGCGAAGCGGAAATGTTCGAGCGCTCGATCGACCTGCTGGTCAGCCGCTTGCGCCAGCACCTCAGGGACGACGCGCGCGAGCCCCGCTACATCAAGACCGTGCGCAGCGAGGGCTATGTCTTCTCGACGCCCGTGGAGATCCGGGAGGCACGCCAGTGA